The following are from one region of the Neorhodopirellula lusitana genome:
- a CDS encoding DUF1552 domain-containing protein has product MKDTMNVPNRPNRIAQASSSRLSRRTMLRASGLALGLPLLEAMTPAGRSAYASKEALQVTDVSRPVRMACVFFPNGVIQPAWRPTVDGENWELGETLKPLAPYQDKLNVISNLTHENGRAGKDGAGDHARGGSTFLTAARPVKTSSNIRVGISLDQVAATALAGQTRLPSIELGLNGSRNAGSCDSGYSCAYSSNISWKNESQPMPKETIPRFAFERMFGSGDATLERKQRAARKSILDVVRGDAERLMKQVGKTDKRKLDEYFTSVREIERRIEQTESEDRKSLPDLQVPMGRVKAFREHARLMYDLMAVGFQTDTTRVATFMLDTAGGNRTYPEIGVKEAHHGLSHHRNKTETVDKIQKIDHYLVEQFAYFLERMDSIEESGGTLLDNSIVLYGSGLGDGNRHTHHDLPIVLAGGGGGQVTTGRYLQAPEETPMANLFLSMLDVVGTPAEEIGDSTGRFNLS; this is encoded by the coding sequence ATGAAAGACACGATGAACGTCCCCAACCGACCAAACCGGATTGCTCAAGCCAGTTCGTCTCGATTGAGTCGACGGACGATGTTGCGTGCTTCGGGTTTGGCCTTAGGGCTACCGTTGTTGGAGGCAATGACGCCGGCGGGACGTAGTGCCTATGCCTCGAAGGAAGCTTTGCAGGTGACCGACGTTTCGCGTCCGGTGCGGATGGCGTGCGTCTTCTTTCCCAACGGGGTGATTCAGCCGGCATGGCGGCCAACTGTTGACGGCGAGAATTGGGAACTGGGCGAAACGTTGAAGCCGCTGGCTCCATACCAGGACAAGCTCAACGTGATCTCCAATTTGACGCACGAAAACGGGCGTGCTGGCAAAGACGGTGCAGGCGATCACGCACGCGGCGGTTCCACCTTCTTGACCGCGGCTCGTCCGGTTAAAACGAGTAGCAACATTCGGGTTGGTATCTCGCTGGACCAAGTTGCCGCGACGGCTTTGGCTGGGCAAACACGATTGCCGTCGATCGAGCTTGGACTGAACGGTAGTCGGAACGCTGGCAGTTGTGACTCGGGGTATAGCTGTGCGTATTCGTCGAACATCTCTTGGAAGAACGAATCGCAACCGATGCCCAAAGAGACCATCCCACGTTTCGCGTTCGAACGCATGTTCGGTTCGGGTGACGCGACTTTAGAACGAAAGCAACGTGCGGCTCGCAAGAGCATCCTTGATGTGGTCCGCGGCGATGCCGAGCGTTTGATGAAGCAAGTGGGGAAGACAGACAAACGGAAGCTCGACGAGTATTTCACCAGCGTTCGGGAGATCGAGAGGCGGATCGAACAAACCGAAAGCGAAGACCGCAAGTCACTGCCTGACTTGCAAGTTCCGATGGGTCGAGTGAAGGCGTTCCGCGAGCACGCACGGTTGATGTACGACTTGATGGCGGTGGGTTTTCAAACCGACACCACGCGGGTGGCAACGTTCATGTTGGATACAGCCGGTGGCAACCGTACCTATCCTGAGATCGGCGTGAAGGAGGCTCACCATGGTTTGAGTCATCACCGCAACAAGACTGAAACAGTCGATAAAATTCAGAAGATCGATCATTATTTGGTCGAGCAGTTTGCGTACTTCCTTGAACGAATGGATTCGATCGAGGAAAGCGGTGGTACGTTGCTCGATAACTCGATTGTGCTTTACGGCAGCGGGTTGGGAGACGGCAACCGTCACACCCACCACGACCTGCCCATCGTGCTGGCGGGCGGAGGAGGCGGTCAAGTCACGACCGGTCGCTACCTGCAGGCTCCGGAAGAAACACCGATGGCGAATCTTTTCCTTAGCATGCTGGACGTGGTCGGCACGCCCGCTGAAGAGATCGGCGACAGCACCGGTCGTTTTAACTTGTCGTAA